The following proteins are encoded in a genomic region of Necator americanus strain Aroian chromosome II, whole genome shotgun sequence:
- a CDS encoding hypothetical protein (NECATOR_CHRII.G5869.T1): MEIITQRFYSNILRSSTSVSSPIIPTGEAPPRILPPDVGVAIKSMKLGTAPEPDLISADFLRAGDHPLHVILAAYMISYFQKERPDQWKTSRTVLIHKKADREDLRNYHPICLLSIYQAFTLIILTRISRTLDEAQPQEQVRFHEGSAAWTTCRPRRES, encoded by the coding sequence ATGGAAATTATTACGCAGAGATTCTACTCGAACATTCtccgttcatcaacttctgtatcaagcccgatcatccctactggtgaagctccaccacggattctccctccGGATGTaggagtcgctatcaagagcatgaaacttGGCACAGCCCCCGAACCTGAtcttatatcagcagactttcttcgggctggtgaccatccacttcatgtaatcttagcagcgtaCATGATATCAtactttcagaaagaaagaccAGATCAATGGAAGACCTcacgaaccgttcttatccataaaaaagctgaccgagaggaccttcggaattaccatccgatatgcttgctgagcatATACCAAGCATTCACTCtcatcatcctcacgcgcatatccaggacgctggatgaagcccagcctcaagaacaagttAGATTCCATGAGGGTTCAGCTGCATGGACCACATGTAGACCGCGTCGAGAGTCATAG
- a CDS encoding hypothetical protein (NECATOR_CHRII.G5870.T3) — translation MKEELNRRMRAAWAAFASDREATDQLTDQDLRARLFDLTVLPALCYAAETWADTAATSRKLLTTHRALERCFLKFNRCTQHLAGLRSSDLRGMSCPGDAAEYIESKPQMGDAKRPRGRAPTRWGDVFATRMDHLRAQLDTAQGRRQRHSRNLRTSWMTMTRERNEFCLTQPQNSYSQSDTLVVIYRGTSGSSFTLKYRYDPPDVVVTTPITTSSTTTTTSSTTTTTTRTTPSTTTSTQPITVGTPSSSGCTPWSECSAPCGGCGVYSRTCNGVVERSYCNKNPCKFNFCCRPFLYVNQGFCFHPYSDDHIIKNAEKGTKAFFYDRVGENIATEGSGEVIP, via the exons atgaaggaagaactgaatagaagaatgagagcagcatgggcagcattcgcatccgacagggaagctacggaccaactgacggaccaagatcttcgtgcccgtCTGTTCGACttgacagttcttccagcgctctgttacgcagcggagacgtgggcagacaccgctgccacgtctaggaagctacttactacccacagagcccttgagagatgtttcctgaagtttaaccggtgcacacaacacctagccggtcttcgcagctccgatcTAAGAGGAATGTCCTGTCCTGGCGATGCAGCGgaatatatcgaaagcaaaccACAGATGG gagatgctaaacgccctcgagggagagcgccaacgagatggggtgacgtgttcgctacacggatggaccacctgagagctcagctggatacggctcaaggacgtcgtcaacgtcactcacgaaacttgagaacatcttggatgacaatgacgagggaacgaaacga attCTGCCTGACGCAGCCTCAAAACTCGTATTCGCAAAGCGATACACTAGTAGTAATCTACAGGGGAACGTCGGGTAGCTCCTTCACATTGAAATACAGATATG ACCCACCCGATGTGGTCGTCACGACGCCGATCACAACATCTAGTACTACAACTACCACCTCCTCTACAACCACTACCACTACAAGAACGACTCCTTCTACAACCACGTCTACTCAGCCAATAA CCGTTGGAACACCATCCTCCAGCGGATGCACACCATGGAGTGAATGCTCGGCCCCTTGTGGTGGTTGCGGTGTGTATTCGAGAAC GTGCAATGGTGTTGTTGAAAGGAGCTACTGCAACAAAAATCCATGCAAGTTCAACTTCTGCTGCAGACCCTTCCTCTATGTGAACCAAGGCTTCTGTTTCCACCCCTACAGTGATGATCATATCATT aaaaatgccGAGAAAGGAACAAAAGCATTCTTCTATGACAGAGTTGGTGAGAATATTGCCACTGAAGGAAGCGGAGAAGTCATACCTTAA
- a CDS encoding hypothetical protein (NECATOR_CHRII.G5871.T2) gives MGKNGESATKPEKKSTAAEPPTSGLRKIYTNAKRIRKEEEAMLTLCKNCMQTIRTKKAAADKLREEAEAEMVASAGRLDEHIRRVTRVLDGITRMHITDATEAAERLGKLLDIDVDAEEKMDNLRKRVAYLEYQRRSQESIFYRIFCYIYSCLQWIAVQLIEFYQTRRALMEAMTHSTLPPVSPPLKQSDEEDVTLKHLRTGAA, from the exons ATGGGGAAAAATGGAGAGAGCGCTACTAAAC CGGAAAAGAAAAGCACTGCAGCAGAACCACCCACTTCAGGGTTGCGGAAGATCTACACAAACGctaaaag GATTCGCAAAGAGGAAGAAGCTATGTTAACTCTCTGCAAGAACTGTATGCAAACCATACGAACGAAAAAGGCTGCAGCAGATAAGCTCCGAGAG GAAGCAGAGGCGGAAATGGTTGCTAGCGCAGGTCGCCTTGACGAACACATCCGAAGGGTCACAAGAGTGCTTGACGGGATTACAAGGATGCACATAACT GATGCCACTGAAGCTGCAGAAAGATTGGGAAAGTTATTGGATATTGATGTGGATGCCGAGGAAAAGATGGATAATTTGCGAAAAAGGGTCGCCTACCTCGAATATCAACGCAGATCGCAGGAG TCGATCTTCTACCGAATTTTCTGTTACATCTACTCTTGTCTCCAATGGATCGCAGTCCAACTGATTGAGTTCTACCAAACGCGTCGCGCCCTCATGGAAGCAATGACGCACTCAACTCTTCCACCAGTCTCTCCCCCACTGAAGCAATCAGACGAGGAAGACGTAACTCTTAAGCATCTTAGGACCGGAGCTGCATGA
- a CDS encoding hypothetical protein (NECATOR_CHRII.G5868.T1), translating to MQLKFVVGVFNAKLREATKEEYRIGRFGIGNRNENGNRLAGLLFSARLFHGNSLFMKKVIVSGQIVQWRDSCGDRCSTTCSPTGGGVYLTSRKYHPFVVVLITVFFVRKYDLATRWKRTTAIGNKEEKKSSTTIGVLEDSLSQGDWHIGEDPNVDYEMLLRGLQACAERASKPRMTNLS from the coding sequence atgcaactgaaattcgttgtcggagtcttcaacgcaaaactaagAGAGGCTACAAAAGaagaatacaggattggaagatttggaatagggaaccggaatgaaaatggcaatcgtctcgccgggctgttgttcTCCGCTCGCCtatttcatgggaactctcttttcatgaagaaagtcATCGTCAGTGGACAAATCgtccaatggcgcgactcgtgcggagatcgatgTTCGACCACATGCTcgccaaccggaggtggtgtctacttgacgtctcggaagtaccatccttttgtagtggttctgatcaccgtcttcttcgtgcgaaaatacgacttagccacacgatggaaaagaacaactgctattggcaacaaagaagaaaagaagtcgtctacgacgattggcgtactcgaggactccttgtcccagggtgactggcacatcggggaagacccaaacgtggactatgAGATgttgctcagaggattacaagcctgtgctgagcgtgcctcgaagccgcgcatgACAAACTTGAgttga
- a CDS encoding hypothetical protein (NECATOR_CHRII.G5871.T3), translating to MGKNGESATKPASAEKKSTAAEPPTSGLRKIYTNAKRIRKEEEAMLTLCKNCMQTIRTKKAAADKLREEAEAEMVASAGRLDEHIRRVTRVLDGITRMHITDATEAAERLGKLLDIDVDAEEKMDNLRKRVAYLEYQRRSQEVHEAVPHGEITRYSTKSTGQLSTTRRF from the exons ATGGGGAAAAATGGAGAGAGCGCTACTAAAC CAGCTTCAGCGGAAAAGAAAAGCACTGCAGCAGAACCACCCACTTCAGGGTTGCGGAAGATCTACACAAACGctaaaag GATTCGCAAAGAGGAAGAAGCTATGTTAACTCTCTGCAAGAACTGTATGCAAACCATACGAACGAAAAAGGCTGCAGCAGATAAGCTCCGAGAG GAAGCAGAGGCGGAAATGGTTGCTAGCGCAGGTCGCCTTGACGAACACATCCGAAGGGTCACAAGAGTGCTTGACGGGATTACAAGGATGCACATAACT GATGCCACTGAAGCTGCAGAAAGATTGGGAAAGTTATTGGATATTGATGTGGATGCCGAGGAAAAGATGGATAATTTGCGAAAAAGGGTCGCCTACCTCGAATATCAACGCAGATCGCAGGAG GTGCATGAAGCAGTTCCTCATGGAGAAATCACTCGCTACTCTACAAAAAGTACAGGGCAACTTTCTACAACCAGACGATTTTGA
- a CDS encoding hypothetical protein (NECATOR_CHRII.G5870.T1), with protein sequence MRAAWAAFASDREATDQLTDQDLRARLFDLTVLPALCYAAETWADTAATSRKLLTTHRALERCFLKFNRCTQHLAGLRSSDLRGMSCPGDAAEYIESKPQMGRLHYEKNRR encoded by the coding sequence atgagagcagcatgggcagcattcgcatccgacagggaagctacggaccaactgacggaccaagatcttcgtgcccgtCTGTTCGACttgacagttcttccagcgctctgttacgcagcggagacgtgggcagacaccgctgccacgtctaggaagctacttactacccacagagcccttgagagatgtttcctgaagtttaaccggtgcacacaacacctagccggtcttcgcagctccgatcTAAGAGGAATGTCCTGTCCTGGCGATGCAGCGgaatatatcgaaagcaaaccACAGATGGGTCGGttacattatgagaagaatcgacgatag
- a CDS encoding hypothetical protein (NECATOR_CHRII.G5872.T3) gives MSVRNHTAPGPDRIRPEHLKNLPPVLINTLAKLSTRYLSECKVPKQWKTSKTVLLYEKGNPHDISNYRPIHLLIEKALDEGQPCEQAGFRKGFSTIDHIHTVSKLIEVSREYKMPLFLTFIDLKKAFDSVETEAVVEALDNQGVPTQYIKPMQLAFLDFEAAFDSPHRCRLLNALRADEVPGKFVRLLDDMNQRTAAVRTPAGCTTPFKEVTGVRQGAVAGPFLFNFAIDDIMRRTVDQCPADIVLAPSGCPLTDLEYADDVVIFAESSTKLQHVINLVSKLAATYGLRLRPDKCKQMWISSRPRTGIRADGQQNSSMSSVTWAATSAFNSLTECLWSTPITNEVKLRVYLSAIRPIMMYGSESWAAPSRVMKRLDCTERKLLRRLLGYFWPRVCHNEDLYAEIDVVYRRMTRGRYQHLAPPSKAAKVKGKVSLRFFGHILRRLADRLVQRVLKSSSGSSWKKPPGQKRKFWTESYEEEEVEAFYMDLEKFYRELFTATLENAMRKLEWDDMGVKVDGRQLHHLRFTDDIVLITPSISQAERMLTEFDETCGCIGLQLNLQKTMFMRNGWVSDAPFTLNGTNISECTSYIYLGRELNMMNDLTPELGRRRRAAWGAYKSIVDVVKKTRHTRLRAHLFNTTVLPALTYASETWAFRKHEENAGRDSKFSPTSAKIRDAAAFAKESKIRWAGHVMRFNDNRWTRAVSDWVPSDINRTTGRPPTRWSDYFKKSFKEKYDALRVPRERRNHWATLARDRDKWKNYWRSLEEFENQRESR, from the exons atgtcggtaagaaatcatacggcacccggtcccgacagaataagaccagaacacctgaagaaccttccgccagtactcatcaacaccctggcgaagCTCtctacacgttatctgtcggaatgcaaggttcctaaacagtggaagaccagcaagaccgtgttgctgtacGAGAAGGGAAatccacatgacatcagcAATTATCGCCCAATCCACTTGCT gattgagaAAGcattggatgaaggacagccatgcgagcaagcagggtttcgaaaaggattcagcacgattgaccacattcacactgtttcgaaactcatcgaagtatcgcgagagtacaagatgccgttatttctcaccttcatcgacttaaagaaggccttcgactcagttgagacggaagcagtcgtggaagccttggacaaccaaggagtccccactcagtacataaag ccaatgcaactagcgtttctggactttgaagccgcgttcgactctcctcaccgatgccgtcttctcaacgcgcttcgcgccgatgaagtaccaggaaaattcgttcgcttgcttgatgacatgaatcaacgaactgctgcagttcgaacaccagccggatgtacaacaccgtttaaagaggtaactggagtaagacaaggggcagtggcaggacccttcctgttcaatttcgccatcgacgacattatgcgaagaacagtcgaccagtgtcctgccgacattgtcttagcaccatcagggtgccccttgactgacctcgagtacgccgacgatgttgttatatttgcggaaagcagtacgaaacttcaacatgttatcaaccttgtatcgaagctggctgcaacCTACGGACTACGcttacgccctgataaatgcaagcagatgtggatctcttcgagacctcgaacgggaatcagggcgGACGGACaacagaactcgtcgatgagttctgttacctgggct gccacttctgcatttaactccttaacggaatgtctgtggtcgacccccatcaccaacgaagtcaagctgcgagtctacctatccgcaattcgccccatcatgatgtacggatcggagagttgggcagcaccatcaaggGTTATgaagaggcttgactgcacggaacgaaagctgcttagacggctacttggctacttttggcctagggtatgccacaatgaagacctttacgcagaaattgatgtggtttatcggcggatgacacgtggaagatatcaacatcttgcaccgccttcgAAAGCGGCTAAAGTAAAGGGTAAAGTAAgtcttcgtttctttggtcatatattaaggagactggcagatcgccttgtccaacgagttctaaagagttcgtcgggttcgagctggaagaagccacctggtcaaaaacggaagttctggactgag agctacgaagaagaagaagtcgaagctttctatatggacctcgagaagttctaccgagaactattcacagccaccctcgagaacgcaatgcgaaagttggaatgggacgacatgggagtgaaggtcgacggtcggcagctacaccatttgcgcttcactgatgacatcgtactgataacacctagcatcagccaagcggaacgaatgctgaccgaattcgacgaaacatgtggatgcatcggtcttcagctgaatctacaaaagacgatgttcatgcggaacggatgggtctcggatgccccattcacgctcaacggaacgaacatatccgaatgcaccagctacatttatctgggtcgggaactgaacatgatgaacgacctgacccccgagctgggcaggaggagacgagcggcttggggagcgtacaagagcatcgtggatgtagtgaagaagaccaggcacacccggctccgtgctcacctcttcaacaccaccgtacttcctgctttgacttatgcctcggaaacctgggcatttcgcaagcacgaagaaaacgcg ggacgggattcgaagttctctcccaCGTCagcgaagattagagacgccgccgcgtttgccaaggaaagtaaaataaggtgggccggacacgtgatgcgctttaacgacaaccgttggaccagagccgtgagtgACTGGGTTCCCAGCGATATTAaccgcactacaggaagaccgccgacccgatggtcagattacTTCaagaagtccttcaaagaaaagtatgatgctctccgtgtcccacgcgaaaggaggaaccactgggctactctggcacgcgatcgggacaaatggaagaattactggcgctcgCTCGAAGAGTTCGAaaatcaacgggagtcaaggtga
- a CDS encoding hypothetical protein (NECATOR_CHRII.G5871.T1): MGKNGESATKPASAEKKSTAAEPPTSGLRKIYTNAKRIRKEEEAMLTLCKNCMQTIRTKKAAADKLREEAEAEMVASAGRLDEHIRRVTRVLDGITRMHITDATEAAERLGKLLDIDVDAEEKMDNLRKRVAYLEYQRRSQESIFYRIFCYIYSCLQWIAVQLIEFYQTRRALMEAMTHSTLPPVSPPLKQSDEEDVTLKHLRTGAA, translated from the exons ATGGGGAAAAATGGAGAGAGCGCTACTAAAC CAGCTTCAGCGGAAAAGAAAAGCACTGCAGCAGAACCACCCACTTCAGGGTTGCGGAAGATCTACACAAACGctaaaag GATTCGCAAAGAGGAAGAAGCTATGTTAACTCTCTGCAAGAACTGTATGCAAACCATACGAACGAAAAAGGCTGCAGCAGATAAGCTCCGAGAG GAAGCAGAGGCGGAAATGGTTGCTAGCGCAGGTCGCCTTGACGAACACATCCGAAGGGTCACAAGAGTGCTTGACGGGATTACAAGGATGCACATAACT GATGCCACTGAAGCTGCAGAAAGATTGGGAAAGTTATTGGATATTGATGTGGATGCCGAGGAAAAGATGGATAATTTGCGAAAAAGGGTCGCCTACCTCGAATATCAACGCAGATCGCAGGAG TCGATCTTCTACCGAATTTTCTGTTACATCTACTCTTGTCTCCAATGGATCGCAGTCCAACTGATTGAGTTCTACCAAACGCGTCGCGCCCTCATGGAAGCAATGACGCACTCAACTCTTCCACCAGTCTCTCCCCCACTGAAGCAATCAGACGAGGAAGACGTAACTCTTAAGCATCTTAGGACCGGAGCTGCATGA
- a CDS encoding hypothetical protein (NECATOR_CHRII.G5872.T4) encodes MDERIEKALDEGQPCEQAGFRKGFSTIDHIHTVSKLIEVSREYKMPLFLTFIDLKKAFDSVETEAVVEALDNQGVPTQYIKPMQLAFLDFEAAFDSPHRCRLLNALRADEVPGKFVRLLDDMNQRTAAVRTPAGCTTPFKEVTGVRQGAVAGPFLFNFAIDDIMRRTVDQCPADIVLAPSGCPLTDLEYADDVVIFAESSTKLQHVINLVSKLAATYGLRLRPDKCKQMWISSRPRTGIRADGQQNSSMSSVTWAATSAFNSLTECLWSTPITNEVKLRVYLSAIRPIMMYGSESWAAPSRVMKRLDCTERKLLRRLLGYFWPRVCHNEDLYAEIDVVYRRMTRGRYQHLAPPSKAAKVKGKVSLRFFGHILRRLADRLVQRVLKSSSGSSWKKPPGQKRKFWTESYEEEEVEAFYMDLEKFYRELFTATLENAMRKLEWDDMGVKVDGRQLHHLRFTDDIVLITPSISQAERMLTEFDETCGCIGLQLNLQKTMFMRNGWVSDAPFTLNGTNISECTSYIYLGRELNMMNDLTPELGRRRRAAWGAYKSIVDVVKKTRHTRLRAHLFNTTVLPALTYASETWAFRKHEENAGRDSKFSPTSAKIRDAAAFAKESKIRWAGHVMRFNDNRWTRAVSDWVPSDINRTTGRPPTRWSDYFKKSFKEKYDALRVPRERRNHWATLARDRDKWKNYWRSLEEFENQRESR; translated from the exons ATGGATGAACG gattgagaAAGcattggatgaaggacagccatgcgagcaagcagggtttcgaaaaggattcagcacgattgaccacattcacactgtttcgaaactcatcgaagtatcgcgagagtacaagatgccgttatttctcaccttcatcgacttaaagaaggccttcgactcagttgagacggaagcagtcgtggaagccttggacaaccaaggagtccccactcagtacataaag ccaatgcaactagcgtttctggactttgaagccgcgttcgactctcctcaccgatgccgtcttctcaacgcgcttcgcgccgatgaagtaccaggaaaattcgttcgcttgcttgatgacatgaatcaacgaactgctgcagttcgaacaccagccggatgtacaacaccgtttaaagaggtaactggagtaagacaaggggcagtggcaggacccttcctgttcaatttcgccatcgacgacattatgcgaagaacagtcgaccagtgtcctgccgacattgtcttagcaccatcagggtgccccttgactgacctcgagtacgccgacgatgttgttatatttgcggaaagcagtacgaaacttcaacatgttatcaaccttgtatcgaagctggctgcaacCTACGGACTACGcttacgccctgataaatgcaagcagatgtggatctcttcgagacctcgaacgggaatcagggcgGACGGACaacagaactcgtcgatgagttctgttacctgggct gccacttctgcatttaactccttaacggaatgtctgtggtcgacccccatcaccaacgaagtcaagctgcgagtctacctatccgcaattcgccccatcatgatgtacggatcggagagttgggcagcaccatcaaggGTTATgaagaggcttgactgcacggaacgaaagctgcttagacggctacttggctacttttggcctagggtatgccacaatgaagacctttacgcagaaattgatgtggtttatcggcggatgacacgtggaagatatcaacatcttgcaccgccttcgAAAGCGGCTAAAGTAAAGGGTAAAGTAAgtcttcgtttctttggtcatatattaaggagactggcagatcgccttgtccaacgagttctaaagagttcgtcgggttcgagctggaagaagccacctggtcaaaaacggaagttctggactgag agctacgaagaagaagaagtcgaagctttctatatggacctcgagaagttctaccgagaactattcacagccaccctcgagaacgcaatgcgaaagttggaatgggacgacatgggagtgaaggtcgacggtcggcagctacaccatttgcgcttcactgatgacatcgtactgataacacctagcatcagccaagcggaacgaatgctgaccgaattcgacgaaacatgtggatgcatcggtcttcagctgaatctacaaaagacgatgttcatgcggaacggatgggtctcggatgccccattcacgctcaacggaacgaacatatccgaatgcaccagctacatttatctgggtcgggaactgaacatgatgaacgacctgacccccgagctgggcaggaggagacgagcggcttggggagcgtacaagagcatcgtggatgtagtgaagaagaccaggcacacccggctccgtgctcacctcttcaacaccaccgtacttcctgctttgacttatgcctcggaaacctgggcatttcgcaagcacgaagaaaacgcg ggacgggattcgaagttctctcccaCGTCagcgaagattagagacgccgccgcgtttgccaaggaaagtaaaataaggtgggccggacacgtgatgcgctttaacgacaaccgttggaccagagccgtgagtgACTGGGTTCCCAGCGATATTAaccgcactacaggaagaccgccgacccgatggtcagattacTTCaagaagtccttcaaagaaaagtatgatgctctccgtgtcccacgcgaaaggaggaaccactgggctactctggcacgcgatcgggacaaatggaagaattactggcgctcgCTCGAAGAGTTCGAaaatcaacgggagtcaaggtga
- a CDS encoding hypothetical protein (NECATOR_CHRII.G5872.T1), whose translation MMYGSESWAAPSRVMKRLDCTERKLLRRLLGYFWPRVCHNEDLYAEIDVVYRRMTRGRYQHLAPPSKAAKVKGKSYEEEEVEAFYMDLEKFYRELFTATLENAMRKLEWDDMGVKVDGRQLHHLRFTDDIVLITPSISQAERMLTEFDETCGCIGLQLNLQKTMFMRNGWVSDAPFTLNGTNISECTSYIYLGRELNMMNDLTPELGRRRRAAWGAYKSIVDVVKKTRHTRLRAHLFNTTVLPALTYASETWAFRKHEENAVEGVSPNPSPIKARAASLSATFFHSDANRLPHQLFVEKLAGK comes from the exons atgatgtacggatcggagagttgggcagcaccatcaaggGTTATgaagaggcttgactgcacggaacgaaagctgcttagacggctacttggctacttttggcctagggtatgccacaatgaagacctttacgcagaaattgatgtggtttatcggcggatgacacgtggaagatatcaacatcttgcaccgccttcgAAAGCGGCTAAAGTAAAGGGTAAA agctacgaagaagaagaagtcgaagctttctatatggacctcgagaagttctaccgagaactattcacagccaccctcgagaacgcaatgcgaaagttggaatgggacgacatgggagtgaaggtcgacggtcggcagctacaccatttgcgcttcactgatgacatcgtactgataacacctagcatcagccaagcggaacgaatgctgaccgaattcgacgaaacatgtggatgcatcggtcttcagctgaatctacaaaagacgatgttcatgcggaacggatgggtctcggatgccccattcacgctcaacggaacgaacatatccgaatgcaccagctacatttatctgggtcgggaactgaacatgatgaacgacctgacccccgagctgggcaggaggagacgagcggcttggggagcgtacaagagcatcgtggatgtagtgaagaagaccaggcacacccggctccgtgctcacctcttcaacaccaccgtacttcctgctttgacttatgcctcggaaacctgggcatttcgcaagcacgaagaaaacgcg GTTGAAGGCGTGTCACCGAATCCATCGCCAATAAAGGCGAGGGCTGCTTCCTTATCTGCTACATTCTTCCACAGCGACGCCAACAGACTACCACATCAATTGTTCGTTGAGAAACTGGCTGGCAAGTAA
- a CDS encoding hypothetical protein (NECATOR_CHRII.G5870.T2) produces MSSQYPPRQVCYQFINPGGKKDLVFCLTQPQNSYSQSDTLVVIYRGTSGSSFTLKYRYDPPDVVVTTPITTSSTTTTTSSTTTTTTRTTPSTTTSTQPITVGTPSSSGCTPWSECSAPCGGCGVYSRTCNGVVERSYCNKNPCKFNFCCRPFLYVNQGFCFHPYSDDHIIKNAEKGTKAFFYDRVGENIATEGSGEVIP; encoded by the exons ATGTCAAGTCagtatcctcccagacaagtctgttaccaattCATCAACCCTGGAGGGAAGAAAGACTTGGT attCTGCCTGACGCAGCCTCAAAACTCGTATTCGCAAAGCGATACACTAGTAGTAATCTACAGGGGAACGTCGGGTAGCTCCTTCACATTGAAATACAGATATG ACCCACCCGATGTGGTCGTCACGACGCCGATCACAACATCTAGTACTACAACTACCACCTCCTCTACAACCACTACCACTACAAGAACGACTCCTTCTACAACCACGTCTACTCAGCCAATAA CCGTTGGAACACCATCCTCCAGCGGATGCACACCATGGAGTGAATGCTCGGCCCCTTGTGGTGGTTGCGGTGTGTATTCGAGAAC GTGCAATGGTGTTGTTGAAAGGAGCTACTGCAACAAAAATCCATGCAAGTTCAACTTCTGCTGCAGACCCTTCCTCTATGTGAACCAAGGCTTCTGTTTCCACCCCTACAGTGATGATCATATCATT aaaaatgccGAGAAAGGAACAAAAGCATTCTTCTATGACAGAGTTGGTGAGAATATTGCCACTGAAGGAAGCGGAGAAGTCATACCTTAA